The nucleotide window AAAAAGGTCGCTCAAAAATCCCCGTTAAGAGTGGGAGAGCGAAAGGGGAACCGCAATGAAGTGTATATTTATTATACTATACTTACTGTTATATATTATACACTTATTATATTTACTCTTTGACAACTTCTATTTCATTCAAAATCACATATTCACTTATCAATGTTAGCACAATGTTACAAACTTTCGAAACTTACATTTTTCAGCTTCATTgaccactgctcttctcaccgGCACACACGTGTTTGTTCATCTGATACTTATAAGAAAATTGTTCATCGCACATGCTGCAGCTAAATGCTTTCTCACCGGTGTGTGTTCTTTGGTGTCTAATCAAATTGAGACTTACAGAGaaacttttaccacaaactgagcaggaataaggtttctctccagtgtgtgttctcatgtgtggaCCCAACGATGAACGTTGACTGAAACTTAAGTTGCAGAatgaacaggcaaaaggtttctctccagtgtgtgttctcatgtgtgctCTTAAATGCCCCTTCTGAGTGAAccctttaccacaaactgaacaggtaaaaggtttctccccggtGTGTGTACTTAAGTGTCTTTTTAATGACGACTTATACGTAAAGGTTTTGTCAcaatgagaacatttccattgcTTGTCGTCAGAGTGACATGCCGTGTCACCTTTAGAGTGGCCATCATCGTCAGTGTCAGGAGAGTGGGACGCCATGTCGTCACTATCTAACAGTCGAATTGAGAGgctgtctgcttgtgatcctccgcagtggtctccatcaccttccgTTACCATGACTTGATAACACTGAATTGAGCTAATGTTTGGAGGTTCCGCCCCTTTgttctcctcactttgaccttgacCTTCACTTTTCAAAGGGATAAAGGTGGATGGAAACTTGGTGACATAAGTCTCttgctcttcctctttaatgggAGGAGACgcaagctgctgctgctgctcacaATGAAGATCTTCACGGACATCTacaagacacaagaagacaaacgcAGCCAAGTTTTGGTTAGTCAAGTCTCATGTTGTGCTGCGCCTTTTTGTATAATTgtgaaatgtacattatttttcagttttgggtAACCTTGCCTAAGTTCACCACTTATCTTAGTTTGTACCATTTCAAGCTATTCATTGGACTAGAACTACTTGACtttcattacaaaaaacaactgtaaaaaaaaaataaatggtgtgtTCTAAAACCTTTTACCAGTCAAAAGGCACAGTCTCCAGGCTTTAATTTAAAACTGCACAAAAGAGTGAAAGCAACACAACCTAAAAGTGCCACACAGATATGCGACCTTCCACAACAGAGATGAGAAGAACTTTCTGAagaatatttgattttatttttagagaTAAGGATAGACATGTGTTCAGCTTCCCATggtctcaccacctgtgggaggggccatgggggtcaggtgcagtgtgagctgggcggtggccgaaggcagggaccttgccaatccgatccccggctacagaagctggctctagggacgtggaatgtcacctttctgCAGGGGAGGAGCccagagctggtgtgtgaggtcgagaacttccgactagatatagtcggactcgcctccacacacagcttgggctctggtaccagtccccTCCACAGCGTGACTCTATAACATGGACGtagtataaaaatgtcaatttaataaaaaaaaaaaaaacaccttggttttatcatatgagtgtccagacttccactacttctgtttgacccagttttgtatccgcttcgTCCACATTTTGCTAagcccgccccctttcctctgattgattCCCtcagtgtagaagacccacttgtgtttattatgttgacagcactggctcgggagcgcagaggtaggcggagatcttcactagttatgtagataagctcgagacattcgaatgacctgatttcaggcctcttggcagaaaaacatctggaactcaggaatgcgtggacaatttttattcatatttcacatgtttactgaggcaccatagagacaatacaacatcccaaataccagaaaatgttggtttggtaaaatatggcacctttaagaaCATGTGTTGTATACTATTCTCCATCTCTGTGTGAGAAGTATAATACTTTGctgtcaaaacaaaatcatgtccGTGAGATTCCGCAGCACAAACGTAAATCCCGTAATCTGTCATTTTGGTTGAAAATGCTGGCGGTGTTTGAGCATGGCCACGTGACAACTGGCCAATCATGTCATTGGTCACGTCTCAGGAGCTTATTGGTTTGAATGGTGCTCTATCTAGTGGACAAACGGTGAAAGGGCATCATTCTGAGTGACTCATTGAACAGCATTTatcagcatcagaatcagactcataaaagataaagaatatatctgAATTTAATCGCTAAACCTCTGGCCGATTAAGATTACTTTGAAATGGATTCATATCGGCCGTCCAATTAATCGGTCAGGCCCTACTAGCAACTATATCAGAATCCATTTTTTAAAGGAGCATTTTGGGATCCATGCTGGTCCGTTTTGGGCTCCAGGCTGGGCCATAGTGCCGCTGCATTTTGAGATACATGCTAGTCCGTTTTGGGGTCCAGGCTGGGCCTTAATGCAAGATGTTCTGCCTGATCTCGGGCACTACGCAAGGGGTACTTTTTCGACATTTTGGGATACATGCTGGTCCGTTTTGGGCTCCAGGCTGGGACTTTGTGCCGCTGCATTAATGGTAATGTGAAAATAGATGCGCTTCCTTTTGGAGGAAATGTCCCTTTCAACACAATCCTTAAATTTATTTCAGAACAATGTACCATTaacaaatcaacatttttttcccccttcaggGTGTTTGTAACATGTCTTTGTggaggattttttatttatattaaaaaaaaaaaaaaaaaaagcctgttcAAGTGTACGtggccaagtttttttttttttttaacgacaaGAAGACGAGAAAACTGATGCAAACTTCCAAGGAGTTTCTTCAGCCGAGTGCGTTCTACCTTAAAAGCTTCCCCGGATGTTGAAGCAACACAAGATGAAGACCAACCAAGTATTTGATGACAAACTTGGCAGAAAGAGTGATAAAGTTAATTCAATATTCAAAATTACTCCCGTTTGGTTGCCGCCATATTTTTAGGCTGTTCTTACGTGTTTTTAATGACTCAATATGGTGAAACGTGACGTCAAATAGTACCCGGATGCTGCTCtgatcctttaaaaaaaaaaaaaaaaaaaaaaagtataacaaaaatatattgttaaaaatataaagTAGCTGCTAAACATTTGAGAGTAAGAATTGGGCAAACCTGTTCGGCGTGCTTGATCTCGAGACTTGAAAAgagcgtccagtagttgacgcTGACTCTCGTTTTCCTCTTTCGTCCGagaaagttcctcctcgtactccgcTACCGTTCTTTCAAACACAACACAGATTTCTTCGACGGCCGCACTCAGTCGCGCATTCAGCAACGCTCTTATCATGTCAACTTTACACATTTCGACACAGTTTCAATTTACAAGCGCGGTATTTTGAGCTCTGCTTTGCCAGCTATTGCGTacaaacgcgtctctttgttCGTAGCTAGAGAGGTAAGCTAAGTGTGGttctttccccccc belongs to Phyllopteryx taeniolatus isolate TA_2022b unplaced genomic scaffold, UOR_Ptae_1.2 contig_24, whole genome shotgun sequence and includes:
- the LOC133473312 gene encoding zinc finger and SCAN domain-containing protein 2-like, with the protein product MCKVDMIRALLNARLSAAVEEICVVFERTVAEYEEELSRTKEENESQRQLLDALFKSRDQARRTDVREDLHCEQQQQLASPPIKEEEQETYVTKFPSTFIPLKSEGQGQSEENKGAEPPNISSIQCYQVMVTEGDGDHCGGSQADSLSIRLLDSDDMASHSPDTDDDGHSKGDTACHSDDKQWKCSHCDKTFTYKSSLKRHLSTHTGEKPFTCSVCGKGFTQKGHLRAHMRTHTGEKPFACSFCNLSFSQRSSLGPHMRTHTGEKPYSCSVCGKSFSVSLNLIRHQRTHTGEKAFSCSMCDEQFSYKYQMNKHVCAGEKSSGQ